A single window of Pseudomonas benzenivorans DNA harbors:
- the hscB gene encoding co-chaperone HscB, giving the protein MGSPCHFALFDLKPSFRLDLDELAARYRELARTVHPDRFADAPEREQRVALERSASLNEAYQTLRHAPQRARYLLTLSGPELPLEVTVQDPGFLMQQMHWREELEDLQDSADLAGVAAFKRRLKVAQDELNESFASCWDDPVRREEAERLMRRMQFLDKLAHEVRQLEERLDD; this is encoded by the coding sequence GTGGGAAGTCCTTGTCATTTTGCCCTGTTCGACCTGAAGCCGAGTTTCCGCCTGGACCTGGACGAATTGGCTGCGCGTTATCGAGAGCTGGCGCGCACTGTCCATCCGGACCGCTTCGCCGACGCCCCTGAGCGCGAGCAGCGGGTGGCCCTGGAGCGTTCGGCCAGCCTCAACGAGGCTTACCAGACGCTCAGGCACGCACCCCAGCGGGCTCGCTACCTGCTGACCCTGAGTGGCCCCGAGTTGCCACTTGAGGTCACGGTGCAGGATCCGGGCTTCCTGATGCAGCAGATGCACTGGCGCGAGGAGCTCGAGGATCTGCAGGACAGTGCGGATCTGGCGGGGGTGGCGGCGTTCAAGCGGCGCCTGAAAGTGGCTCAGGACGAGCTGAACGAAAGTTTCGCCAGTTGCTGGGATGATCCCGTGCGGCGCGAGGAAGCCGAGCGCTTGATGCGCCGCATGCAGTTCCTCGACAAGCTCGCTCACGAGGTGCGTCAATTGGAAGAGCGCCTCGACGACTAA
- the secF gene encoding protein translocase subunit SecF translates to MNRTINFMGVRNIAFALTVVLTLLSLGSLFIKGLNLGLDFTGGTQIELGYEQPVDLGKVRQQLSEAGFAGAVVQSFGATTDVVVRMQGDDPDLGSKVATALRQSGDALEVKKVEFVGPQVGEELRDQGGLGMLLALGGIMLYLAFRFQWKFSMGAMLSLVHDVIVTLGFLAFFQVTFDLTVLAALLAIIGYSLNDTIVVFDRVRENFRVLRKTSLLDNINISTTQTLLRTLATSISTLLAVGALLLFAGDNLFGFSIALFIGVLVGTYSSVYIANVVLVWLDLTVEDLIPPVVAEEVDDRP, encoded by the coding sequence ATGAATCGTACGATCAACTTCATGGGCGTGCGCAATATCGCGTTCGCCCTCACGGTGGTGCTGACGCTTCTGTCGTTGGGCAGCCTGTTTATCAAGGGCCTGAATCTGGGGCTGGACTTCACCGGCGGTACCCAGATCGAGCTGGGCTACGAACAGCCGGTCGATCTCGGCAAGGTGCGCCAGCAGCTGTCCGAGGCCGGTTTTGCCGGTGCCGTGGTGCAGAGTTTCGGTGCGACCACCGATGTGGTGGTGCGTATGCAGGGTGACGATCCCGATCTGGGCAGCAAGGTCGCCACGGCCCTGCGCCAGTCCGGCGATGCGCTCGAGGTGAAGAAGGTCGAGTTCGTCGGGCCGCAGGTGGGTGAGGAGTTGCGCGACCAGGGCGGGCTCGGCATGCTCCTGGCGTTGGGCGGGATAATGCTGTACCTGGCCTTCCGCTTTCAGTGGAAGTTCTCCATGGGGGCCATGCTCTCGCTGGTGCATGACGTCATCGTCACCCTGGGCTTCCTGGCGTTTTTCCAGGTCACCTTCGACCTGACCGTGCTGGCGGCCCTGCTGGCGATCATTGGCTATTCGCTGAACGACACCATCGTGGTGTTCGACCGGGTGCGCGAGAACTTCCGGGTGCTGCGCAAGACCAGCCTGCTCGACAACATCAACATCTCTACCACCCAGACCCTTCTGCGCACCCTGGCAACCTCGATTTCCACCTTGCTGGCAGTCGGTGCGCTGCTGTTGTTCGCCGGCGACAACCTGTTCGGCTTTTCCATTGCGCTGTTTATCGGTGTGCTGGTTGGCACGTACTCGTCGGTGTATATCGCCAACGTGGTACTGGTATGGCTCGACCTGACGGTCGAGGATCTGATCCCGCCGGTGGTCGCCGAAGAGGTCGACGATCGTCCCTGA
- the iscU gene encoding Fe-S cluster assembly scaffold IscU, whose product MAYSEKVIDHYENPRNVGKMDAEDPSVGTGMVGAPACGDVMRLQIKVNEQGVIEDAKFKTYGCGSAIASSSLATEWMKGKTLDEAETIKNTQLAEELALPPVKIHCSVLAEDAIKAAVRDYKQKKGLL is encoded by the coding sequence ATGGCATACAGTGAAAAGGTCATCGACCATTACGAAAACCCGCGCAACGTCGGCAAGATGGACGCGGAAGATCCCAGTGTCGGCACCGGCATGGTCGGCGCCCCGGCTTGCGGTGACGTGATGCGCCTGCAGATCAAGGTCAACGAGCAGGGCGTGATCGAAGACGCCAAGTTCAAGACCTATGGCTGCGGTTCCGCCATCGCCTCCAGCTCCCTCGCCACCGAGTGGATGAAGGGCAAGACCCTGGACGAAGCCGAGACCATCAAGAACACCCAGCTCGCCGAGGAATTGGCCCTGCCGCCGGTGAAGATCCACTGCTCGGTGCTCGCCGAGGACGCCATCAAGGCGGCCGTACGCGACTACAAGCAGAAGAAAGGTTTGCTCTAA
- the cysE gene encoding serine O-acetyltransferase, translating to MFERMREDIQSVFHRDPAARNALEVVTCYPGLHAVWLHRVAHALWGSGWKWLARMVSNFGRWLTGIEIHPGAKIGRRFFIDHGMGIVIGETAEIGNDVTLYQGVTLGGTSWNKGKRHPTLEDGVVVGAGAKVLGPFTVGTGAKIGSNAVVTKAVPAGATAVGIPGRIIAKLDGDQEAKRQAMAEKLGFDAYGVGQDMPDPVARAIGQLLDHLQAVDGRLEGMCSALTALGSDYCAKELPALRDEDFAGVCKDQDGKPAA from the coding sequence ATGTTTGAGCGCATGCGGGAAGATATCCAGAGTGTATTTCATCGCGATCCGGCGGCGCGTAACGCCCTGGAGGTGGTGACCTGCTACCCGGGTCTGCATGCGGTCTGGTTGCATCGTGTGGCCCATGCGCTGTGGGGTTCTGGCTGGAAGTGGTTGGCGCGAATGGTGTCCAACTTCGGGCGCTGGTTGACCGGAATCGAGATTCACCCGGGGGCGAAGATTGGGCGGCGCTTCTTCATCGACCACGGAATGGGCATTGTCATCGGCGAGACGGCCGAGATCGGCAATGATGTCACCCTGTACCAGGGCGTGACCCTGGGTGGCACCAGTTGGAACAAGGGCAAGCGCCATCCGACCCTCGAGGATGGTGTGGTGGTCGGCGCCGGCGCCAAGGTGCTGGGGCCGTTTACCGTCGGCACGGGCGCGAAGATCGGCTCCAACGCCGTGGTGACCAAGGCGGTGCCGGCGGGGGCTACCGCCGTGGGGATTCCGGGGCGGATCATCGCCAAGCTCGACGGCGACCAGGAGGCCAAGCGTCAGGCGATGGCGGAAAAGCTTGGCTTCGATGCCTACGGCGTCGGTCAGGACATGCCGGACCCGGTTGCGCGGGCCATCGGTCAGTTGCTCGATCATCTGCAGGCAGTGGATGGCCGCTTGGAAGGCATGTGCAGCGCGCTTACCGCGCTGGGCAGCGACTACTGCGCGAAGGAATTGCCGGCGCTGCGTGACGAGGACTTCGCCGGTGTCTGCAAGGATCAGGACGGCAAGCCGGCCGCCTGA
- the fdx gene encoding ISC system 2Fe-2S type ferredoxin: MPQLIFLPHAEHCPEGAVFEVESGETVLNAALAHGIDIEHACEKSCACTTCHVVIREGFNSLEPSDELEDDMLDKAWGLEPNSRLSCQAVVADQDLVVEIPKYTINQVSEGH; this comes from the coding sequence ATGCCGCAGCTGATTTTTCTGCCCCACGCCGAGCATTGCCCCGAGGGCGCAGTGTTCGAGGTGGAATCGGGCGAGACGGTGCTCAATGCCGCCCTGGCTCACGGCATCGATATCGAGCATGCCTGCGAGAAGTCCTGTGCCTGCACCACCTGTCACGTGGTGATTCGCGAGGGCTTCAACTCCCTGGAGCCTTCCGACGAGCTGGAAGACGACATGCTCGACAAGGCCTGGGGGCTGGAGCCGAATTCGCGACTGTCCTGTCAGGCGGTGGTGGCGGACCAGGATCTGGTGGTGGAGATTCCCAAGTACACCATCAATCAGGTTTCCGAAGGTCACTGA
- a CDS encoding glycine zipper 2TM domain-containing protein — protein MNKSMLVGAVLGAVAVTAGGAVATYKMVSGPEYAEVLAVQPVKEAIQTPREECRDVAVTRQKPVKDQHRIAGTAIGAVVGGLLGNQVGGGTGKKIATVAGAVGGGYAGNKVQENMQTNDTYTTTETRCNTVTDTSEKLVGYDVEYRLDGEVGQVRMDHDPGRQIPVREGKLVLAAPAQ, from the coding sequence ATGAACAAATCGATGCTCGTGGGCGCGGTATTGGGCGCTGTGGCAGTCACTGCCGGGGGCGCGGTCGCGACCTACAAGATGGTCAGCGGTCCCGAGTATGCCGAGGTGCTGGCGGTGCAGCCGGTCAAGGAAGCCATCCAGACCCCCCGTGAGGAATGTCGCGACGTCGCCGTGACCCGGCAGAAGCCGGTCAAGGATCAGCACCGCATCGCCGGTACGGCGATCGGCGCGGTGGTCGGTGGCTTGCTCGGCAATCAGGTGGGCGGCGGCACCGGCAAGAAGATCGCCACGGTCGCCGGCGCAGTGGGTGGCGGCTATGCCGGCAACAAGGTGCAGGAGAATATGCAGACCAATGACACCTACACCACCACCGAAACCCGCTGCAATACGGTGACCGACACCAGCGAGAAGCTGGTCGGTTACGATGTCGAGTACCGGCTGGACGGCGAGGTGGGTCAGGTGCGCATGGATCATGATCCGGGTCGCCAGATTCCGGTCAGGGAAGGCAAGCTGGTATTGGCCGCGCCCGCGCAGTAG
- the hscA gene encoding Fe-S protein assembly chaperone HscA, which produces MALLQIAEPGQSPQPHQRRLAVGIDLGTTNSLVAALRSGLSEPLADADGQVILPSAVRYHVDRVEVGESAKAAASSDPLNTVLSVKRLMGRGLEDVKQLGEQLPYRFVEGQSHMPFIDTVQGAKSPVEVSADILKVLRQRAESTLGGELVGAVITVPAYFDEAQRQATKDAARLAGLSVLRLLNEPTAAAVAYGLDQQAEGVVAIYDLGGGTFDISILRLTRGVFEVLATGGDSALGGDDFDHAIAGWIVEQAGLSADLDPGAQRSLLSTACAAKEALSASDSVELSHGAWRGVLTREHFDQLIESMVARSLKACRRAVRDAGIELEDVEAVVMVGGSTRVPRVRQAVSELFGREPLTDIDPDQVVAIGAAIQADTLAGNQRGEGEELLLLDVIPLSLGLETMGGLMEKVIPRNTTIPVARAQEFTTYKDGQTAMMIHVLQGERELISDCRSLARFELRGIPPMVAGAAKIRVTFQVDADGLLGVSARELASGVEASIQVKPSYGLTDGEIARMLQDSFQHAGDDKVARVLREQQVDARRLLEAVQAALEADGERLLSADERLAIESQMDELRELMAGDDGLAIEQQTKRLTQVTDAFAARRLDATVKAALAGRSLNEIEE; this is translated from the coding sequence ATGGCCTTACTGCAGATCGCTGAGCCCGGACAGAGCCCCCAGCCACACCAGCGTCGATTGGCTGTGGGGATTGATCTGGGTACCACCAATTCGCTGGTTGCTGCGCTGCGCAGCGGCCTGTCCGAGCCCTTGGCGGACGCTGACGGGCAGGTGATCCTGCCCTCTGCCGTGCGTTATCACGTCGATCGCGTCGAAGTGGGTGAGAGCGCCAAGGCGGCCGCCTCCAGTGACCCGTTGAACACCGTGCTGTCGGTCAAGCGCCTGATGGGGCGTGGCCTGGAAGACGTCAAGCAGCTGGGTGAGCAATTGCCCTATCGCTTCGTCGAAGGCCAGTCGCACATGCCTTTCATCGACACCGTGCAGGGCGCGAAGAGCCCGGTCGAGGTTTCGGCCGATATTCTCAAAGTTCTGCGCCAGCGTGCCGAGAGCACCCTGGGAGGCGAGCTGGTCGGTGCGGTGATCACGGTGCCGGCCTATTTCGACGAGGCGCAGCGCCAGGCCACCAAGGACGCCGCACGCCTGGCTGGCTTGAGCGTGCTGCGCCTGCTCAATGAGCCGACCGCGGCGGCCGTGGCCTATGGCCTGGATCAGCAGGCCGAAGGTGTCGTGGCGATCTACGACCTGGGCGGCGGTACCTTCGATATTTCCATCCTGCGCCTGACTCGTGGGGTCTTCGAGGTGCTGGCCACCGGCGGCGACAGCGCCCTGGGCGGCGATGACTTCGATCACGCCATTGCCGGCTGGATAGTCGAGCAGGCAGGCCTGTCCGCCGACCTCGATCCTGGTGCCCAGCGCAGCCTGCTCAGCACGGCCTGTGCTGCGAAAGAGGCGCTCAGCGCCAGCGATTCGGTTGAGTTGAGCCATGGCGCCTGGCGCGGCGTGCTGACCCGCGAGCATTTCGATCAGCTGATCGAGTCCATGGTCGCCCGCAGCCTCAAGGCTTGTCGGCGCGCCGTGCGCGATGCCGGGATCGAGCTGGAGGACGTCGAGGCGGTGGTCATGGTTGGTGGCTCCACCCGGGTGCCGCGCGTGCGCCAGGCGGTCAGCGAGCTGTTCGGCCGTGAGCCGCTCACCGATATCGACCCGGATCAGGTGGTTGCCATCGGTGCGGCAATCCAGGCCGATACCCTGGCGGGCAATCAGCGCGGCGAGGGCGAGGAGCTCCTGCTGCTGGATGTGATTCCGCTGTCCCTTGGTCTGGAGACCATGGGCGGCTTGATGGAAAAGGTGATTCCGCGCAATACCACCATCCCGGTGGCCCGCGCCCAGGAGTTCACCACCTACAAGGACGGCCAGACGGCCATGATGATTCATGTGTTGCAGGGCGAGCGGGAGCTGATCAGCGACTGCCGCTCCCTGGCGCGTTTCGAATTGCGCGGCATTCCGCCGATGGTGGCGGGCGCCGCGAAGATCCGCGTGACCTTTCAGGTCGATGCCGACGGTCTTCTCGGGGTGTCGGCCCGCGAGCTGGCGTCCGGTGTCGAAGCGAGCATTCAGGTCAAGCCGTCCTACGGCCTGACCGATGGCGAGATCGCGCGGATGCTGCAGGATTCCTTCCAGCACGCCGGCGACGACAAGGTGGCGCGGGTGTTGCGCGAGCAGCAGGTCGACGCCCGGCGCCTGCTCGAGGCCGTGCAGGCGGCGCTGGAGGCCGACGGCGAGCGCCTGTTGAGCGCCGACGAGCGTCTGGCGATCGAGTCGCAGATGGATGAATTGCGCGAGCTGATGGCGGGCGACGATGGCTTGGCCATCGAACAGCAGACCAAACGCTTGACCCAGGTGACGGACGCCTTTGCTGCGCGCCGCCTGGATGCCACGGTGAAGGCCGCGTTGGCCGGCCGTAGTCTTAACGAGATTGAGGAGTAA
- the suhB gene encoding type III secretion system regulator SuhB, whose amino-acid sequence MQPMLNIALRAARSAGEMIFRSIERLDVISVDEKDAKDYVTEIDRSAEQLIIQALRKAYPNHGFLGEEGGLIEGSGEGADYQWIIDPLDGTTNFIRGVPHFAVSVACKYRGRLEHAVIIDPVRQEEFTASRGRGAALNGRRLRVSTRKSLEGALLGTGFPFRDSQLDNLENYLGMFRSLVGQTAGVRRAGAASLDLAYVAAGRFDAFWEFGLSEWDMAAGALLIQEAGGLVSDFSGSHEFLEKGQIVAGNTKCFKAVLTAIQPHLSTSLKR is encoded by the coding sequence ATGCAGCCCATGCTGAATATCGCGCTGCGCGCAGCCCGTAGCGCCGGTGAAATGATTTTCCGCTCGATCGAACGCTTGGACGTCATCTCGGTCGACGAGAAAGATGCCAAAGATTACGTGACCGAGATCGACCGCTCCGCAGAGCAGCTGATCATTCAGGCACTGCGCAAGGCCTACCCGAACCACGGCTTCCTCGGCGAAGAAGGCGGCCTGATCGAAGGCAGCGGTGAAGGCGCCGATTACCAGTGGATCATCGACCCGCTGGATGGCACCACCAACTTCATCCGCGGCGTCCCGCACTTCGCGGTCAGCGTGGCCTGCAAGTACCGCGGCCGCCTCGAGCATGCGGTCATCATCGATCCGGTTCGCCAGGAAGAGTTCACCGCCAGCCGCGGCCGCGGCGCCGCCCTCAACGGTCGCCGCCTGCGCGTCAGCACCCGCAAGAGCCTGGAAGGCGCCCTGCTCGGCACCGGCTTCCCGTTCCGCGACAGCCAGCTGGACAACCTGGAAAATTACCTGGGCATGTTCCGCAGCCTGGTCGGCCAAACCGCCGGCGTACGCCGCGCTGGCGCCGCCAGCCTGGACCTGGCCTATGTCGCCGCCGGCCGTTTCGACGCTTTCTGGGAGTTCGGCCTGTCCGAGTGGGACATGGCCGCCGGCGCACTGCTGATTCAGGAAGCAGGCGGCCTGGTCAGCGACTTCAGCGGCAGCCATGAGTTCCTCGAGAAGGGCCAGATCGTCGCCGGCAACACCAAGTGCTTCAAGGCGGTGCTGACGGCGATCCAGCCGCACCTGTCGACCTCGCTGAAGCGCTGA
- the iscR gene encoding Fe-S cluster assembly transcriptional regulator IscR, whose protein sequence is MRLTTKGRYAVTAMLDLALHAQHGPVSLADISERQGISLSYLEQLFAKLRRGNLVSSVRGPGGGYQLARDMCGIQVAQVIDAVNESVDATRCQGQGDCHAGDTCLTHHLWCDLSQQIHEFLSGISLADLVTRREVQEVAQRQDQRRCSSGLMPHLDKIEASTVD, encoded by the coding sequence ATGCGACTGACCACCAAAGGCCGCTACGCCGTCACGGCGATGCTCGATCTCGCGCTCCACGCGCAGCATGGGCCGGTGTCCCTCGCCGATATTTCCGAGCGCCAGGGCATTTCCCTGTCCTACTTGGAGCAGCTGTTTGCCAAGCTGCGCCGCGGCAATCTGGTGTCCAGCGTGCGCGGTCCGGGTGGCGGCTATCAGCTGGCGCGCGACATGTGCGGCATTCAGGTGGCCCAGGTGATCGATGCGGTCAACGAGTCGGTCGACGCCACCCGCTGTCAGGGGCAGGGCGATTGCCATGCCGGCGACACCTGTCTGACCCACCACCTGTGGTGTGACCTCAGTCAGCAGATTCACGAATTCCTCAGTGGCATCAGCCTCGCCGATCTGGTGACGCGCCGCGAGGTGCAGGAAGTTGCTCAGCGTCAGGATCAGCGTCGCTGCAGCAGTGGCTTGATGCCGCATCTGGACAAGATAGAAGCGTCCACCGTCGATTGA
- the iscA gene encoding iron-sulfur cluster assembly protein IscA, whose product MAISMTEAAAQHVRRSLEGRGKGEGIRLGVRTTGCSGLAYVLEFVDEPAGEDQVFESHGVKVIIDPKSLVYLDGTELDFVKEGLNEGFKFNNPNVRGECGCGESFNI is encoded by the coding sequence ATGGCTATCAGCATGACCGAAGCTGCCGCGCAGCACGTGCGGCGCTCCCTCGAGGGGCGCGGCAAGGGCGAGGGTATTCGCCTGGGAGTGCGCACCACCGGCTGTTCCGGCCTGGCGTATGTGCTGGAGTTCGTCGATGAACCCGCCGGCGAGGATCAGGTGTTCGAGAGTCACGGCGTCAAGGTGATCATCGATCCGAAGAGCCTGGTCTACCTCGATGGCACCGAGCTGGACTTCGTCAAGGAAGGGTTGAACGAGGGTTTCAAGTTCAACAACCCCAACGTGCGCGGCGAATGTGGCTGCGGCGAGAGCTTCAACATCTGA
- a CDS encoding IscS subfamily cysteine desulfurase, which translates to MKLPIYLDYSATTPVDPRVAQKMSECLLVDGNFGNPASRSHVFGWKAEEAVENARRQVAELVNADPREIVWTSGATESDNLAIKGVAHFYSSKGKHLVTSKIEHKAVLDTTRQLEREGFEVTYIEPGEDGLITPAMVEAVLRDDTILVSIMHVNNEIGTVNDIAGIGELTRSRGVLFHVDAAQSTGKVEIDLDKLKVDLMSFSAHKTYGPKGVGALYVRRKPRVRLEAQTHGGGHERGMRSGTLATHQCVGMGEAFRIAKEEMAQENQRVLALRDRFFAQVDGLEELYVNGSLTSRVPHNLNLSFNYVEGESLIMALKDLAVSSGSACTSASLEPSYVLRALGRNDELAHSSIRFTFGRFTTEEEVDYAAQKVREAVTKLRELSPLWDMYKDGVDLSKIEWAAH; encoded by the coding sequence ATGAAATTGCCGATTTACCTCGATTATTCCGCCACCACGCCGGTCGACCCGCGTGTCGCCCAGAAAATGAGTGAGTGCCTGCTGGTCGATGGCAACTTCGGTAATCCGGCGTCGCGCTCTCATGTGTTCGGCTGGAAGGCTGAAGAGGCGGTGGAAAATGCACGCCGTCAGGTCGCCGAGCTGGTCAATGCGGACCCTCGCGAGATCGTCTGGACCTCCGGTGCCACCGAGTCCGACAACCTGGCGATCAAGGGTGTGGCCCACTTCTATAGCAGCAAGGGCAAGCACCTCGTCACCTCCAAGATCGAGCACAAGGCGGTCCTGGACACCACTCGCCAGTTGGAGCGCGAGGGCTTCGAGGTCACCTACATCGAGCCGGGCGAGGACGGTTTGATCACGCCTGCCATGGTCGAGGCGGTGCTGCGCGATGACACCATTCTGGTGTCGATCATGCACGTGAACAACGAGATCGGCACGGTCAACGACATCGCGGGTATCGGTGAGCTGACCCGCTCCCGTGGCGTGCTGTTCCATGTCGATGCCGCCCAATCCACTGGCAAGGTGGAGATCGACCTGGACAAGCTCAAGGTCGATCTGATGTCCTTCTCGGCGCACAAGACCTACGGCCCCAAAGGCGTTGGCGCCCTGTATGTGCGCCGCAAGCCACGCGTGCGCCTCGAGGCCCAGACCCATGGTGGCGGTCACGAGCGCGGCATGCGTTCCGGCACCCTGGCCACCCACCAGTGCGTGGGCATGGGCGAAGCTTTCCGTATCGCCAAGGAAGAGATGGCCCAGGAAAACCAGCGCGTGCTGGCCCTGCGCGACCGCTTCTTCGCTCAGGTCGATGGTCTGGAAGAGCTGTACGTCAATGGCAGCCTGACTTCCCGGGTGCCGCACAATCTCAACCTCAGCTTCAACTACGTCGAGGGTGAGTCGCTGATCATGGCGCTCAAGGACCTGGCGGTATCGTCCGGCTCGGCCTGTACCTCGGCCTCCCTGGAGCCGTCCTACGTATTGCGGGCCCTGGGCCGCAACGACGAGCTGGCACACAGTTCCATCCGTTTCACCTTCGGTCGCTTCACCACCGAGGAAGAAGTCGACTACGCCGCGCAGAAGGTTCGCGAGGCGGTCACCAAGCTGCGCGAGTTGTCGCCGCTGTGGGATATGTACAAGGACGGTGTCGATCTGTCGAAGATCGAATGGGCAGCACACTAA
- the trmJ gene encoding tRNA (cytosine(32)/uridine(32)-2'-O)-methyltransferase TrmJ, producing MLQNIRVVLVNTSHPGNIGGAARAMKNMGLSRLVLVDPIDFPSGDAVARASGATDILDGALVVGTLEEALVGCSLVLGTSARDRRIPWPLLDPRECGVTACEQAAQGGEVALVFGREYAGLTNEELQRCQFHVHIPSDPQFSSLNLAAAVQVLAYEVRMAWLAAQNQPTKVAKVEATAMLDMQPVTADELESFYAHLELALVEIGFLDPAKPRHLMSRLRRLYGRSGVSKLEMNILRGILTETVKAARGEHHKQGKSDV from the coding sequence TTGCTGCAGAACATTCGCGTGGTTTTGGTCAATACCAGTCATCCGGGCAATATCGGCGGCGCTGCGCGCGCCATGAAGAACATGGGGTTGTCACGACTGGTGCTGGTCGATCCGATCGACTTTCCCAGTGGGGACGCGGTGGCGCGAGCGTCCGGCGCCACCGATATCCTCGACGGCGCCCTGGTGGTGGGCACGCTGGAGGAGGCGTTGGTCGGCTGCAGCCTGGTGCTCGGTACCAGCGCCCGTGATCGTCGTATCCCCTGGCCGCTGCTTGATCCGCGTGAGTGTGGCGTGACGGCCTGTGAGCAGGCCGCTCAGGGCGGTGAGGTGGCGCTGGTGTTCGGTCGTGAGTATGCCGGGCTGACCAACGAAGAGCTGCAGCGCTGCCAGTTCCATGTGCATATCCCGTCGGATCCGCAGTTCAGCTCGCTGAATCTGGCGGCGGCGGTGCAGGTGCTGGCCTATGAGGTGCGTATGGCCTGGCTGGCGGCGCAGAATCAGCCGACCAAGGTCGCCAAGGTGGAAGCCACGGCCATGCTCGATATGCAGCCGGTAACGGCTGATGAGTTGGAGTCTTTCTATGCGCACCTGGAGTTGGCCCTGGTGGAAATCGGTTTTCTCGATCCGGCCAAGCCGCGGCACTTGATGAGTCGATTGCGGCGCCTCTATGGTCGTAGTGGTGTCAGTAAGCTGGAAATGAATATCTTGCGCGGCATTCTGACGGAAACCGTCAAGGCCGCGCGTGGTGAGCACCATAAACAGGGGAAGTCTGATGTTTGA